In the genome of Lentisphaerota bacterium, the window TCGCGATGGTCGGCGGGGCGGAATCGGAGCGCAGGAGAGCCGCTCCTGCGAACCAGCCCAGGAGAGCGGCGGCGGCCAGATGGAGCGCCAGCGAGAGGCTCCAGGCGAGGCTGTGGTTCGGCAGGTTCATTTGGATTCGACTTGGAAGGCGACGGTGCCGACGCCGCCGTTCTTGAGCTTGGAGAGAAGTTCAATGCCGGGGCCGATATCGGCCAGCCGGTCTGCGGTGATGAGGACGGGTGTGGCGTTCGCGCGCCACGCTTCGACGGCACCGATCACGGCATCGTCAAGCGAAACGAAGGTGCCGTTGAGCGCGATGCGGTTGTCGGCGGTGATTGTGAGGACGACGCGGTCGCCGTGCTCGGCTGTTCCGGACGCGCGGGGGAGGTCGACGCGGACGCCGCGGTGGACCGACATGGTGAACATCGCATAGACAAAGAAGACGAGGAGGAGAAAGACCACGTCCATCAGCGGGATCATCTCGAGCCGCGAGCCGCGGTCATCAAAACCGGAGTCAAGCGCCATGGGCCTTCCCCCTTTCGCAGGCGATGACGGTGCGGTGGATAAGCTGCTCAAAATCGCGGGTGCGGCGCCGGACGAACGAGGCGCAATAGTTGAAGGGGATCAGAGTACAGATTGAGACGATCAGACCGGCGGCTGTGGTGATCAGCGCTTCGGCGATACCGCCAGTGACGGCGGTGGGGTCCTGGATGCCGCCCGTGCTGAGGAGTTGAAAGGAGCGAATGATTCCGGTGACGGTGCCGAGAATGCCGAGGAGCGGCGCCAGGGTGATGATGGTGTCGAGGATCGTCAGCCCGTGCCGCAGACTGCCGATCTCCCGCTCGGCGGC includes:
- a CDS encoding MotA/TolQ/ExbB proton channel family protein; its protein translation is MNPLAAITFAPDSLFGTAVSFFQRGGMVMWPLLICSLVAVAMAIERILHFWHERMAEALAAKTLDRVFDALAEGRFAEAETLVARAPSASCRILAEGLRQRDVALQDSLTAAAEREIGSLRHGLTILDTIITLAPLLGILGTVTGIIRSFQLLSTGGIQDPTAVTGGIAEALITTAAGLIVSICTLIPFNYCASFVRRRTRDFEQLIHRTVIACERGKAHGA